One Idiomarina loihiensis L2TR genomic window carries:
- a CDS encoding organic hydroperoxide resistance protein translates to MDILYKAVATSTGGRDGQSESDDGKLKVKLTTPKELGGAGGDGTNPEQLFAAGYSACFIGALKFAAGQEKVKLPKDTEVKAEIGIGQIEGGFGIDATLNIHLPGMSQDEAESLAEKAHQVCPYSNATRNNIDVRLNVTV, encoded by the coding sequence ATGGATATTCTGTACAAAGCTGTAGCAACATCAACCGGCGGACGCGATGGTCAGTCAGAGTCTGACGACGGCAAACTGAAAGTAAAACTGACAACACCTAAAGAACTCGGTGGCGCAGGCGGTGATGGTACAAACCCTGAGCAATTATTTGCGGCGGGTTATTCAGCCTGTTTTATCGGCGCACTGAAGTTCGCTGCGGGTCAGGAAAAAGTTAAACTGCCCAAAGACACTGAAGTTAAAGCCGAAATAGGTATTGGTCAGATTGAAGGCGGGTTTGGTATTGATGCCACGCTGAACATTCATTTACCGGGCATGAGCCAGGACGAAGCGGAATCTCTTGCTGAAAAAGCACACCAGGTTTGTCCGTACTCAAACGCGACTCGTAATAACATCGACGTACGCCTGAACGTTACGGTGTAG
- a CDS encoding MarR family winged helix-turn-helix transcriptional regulator: MADNNSNKALRLDNQLCFALYSTSLAMNKLYKPLLSKLDLTYPQYLILLLLWERDGVTITEISRKLFQEKGALSPVIKRLEQRGLITRKRNIDDERQLHLYLTEQGRQLEQSACDVPEQVFCATQLEPDEALALKHTLESLRAQLQDKPDH; this comes from the coding sequence ATGGCAGACAATAACAGTAATAAAGCGCTCAGGCTGGATAACCAGCTTTGCTTTGCGTTGTACTCAACCTCACTAGCAATGAATAAGCTCTACAAGCCGCTGCTCTCGAAGCTTGATTTGACCTATCCGCAATACCTTATTTTATTGCTTTTATGGGAGCGCGATGGCGTGACCATTACGGAAATAAGCCGCAAGTTGTTTCAGGAAAAAGGCGCGTTAAGTCCGGTTATTAAGCGGCTGGAGCAGCGCGGGCTAATAACCCGAAAGCGCAATATCGACGATGAGCGACAACTGCATTTATACCTCACCGAACAAGGTCGGCAACTGGAACAGTCTGCCTGCGATGTTCCGGAGCAGGTTTTCTGCGCCACTCAACTGGAGCCTGATGAGGCCCTTGCCTTAAAACACACCCTTGAATCACTGCGGGCGCAGTTACAAGACAAGCCCGACCACTAG